In the genome of Ensifer adhaerens, one region contains:
- a CDS encoding transcriptional regulator, BadM/Rrf2 family, whose amino-acid sequence MNTHFSVATHILAFLQLQPGKSVSSDTLAVSVNTNPGFVRRLLSQLRSAGITASTMGTNGGTTLARPGEEITLLDVYRATGSAGQIFAPHAEPNAACPVGKNILGALQPRFDAAELALQESLAKTTIADIAEDIRRSVRAERAKEAAGST is encoded by the coding sequence ATGAACACCCATTTTTCCGTAGCCACCCACATTTTAGCGTTCCTGCAATTGCAACCCGGCAAATCGGTTTCGTCCGATACGCTCGCCGTCAGCGTCAACACCAATCCCGGCTTCGTGCGCCGGCTGTTGTCTCAGCTTCGTTCGGCGGGGATCACGGCATCGACCATGGGGACGAATGGTGGGACGACCCTGGCGCGGCCTGGCGAGGAGATCACACTTCTCGATGTCTACAGGGCGACGGGTTCGGCGGGGCAGATCTTCGCGCCGCATGCGGAGCCGAATGCAGCATGTCCAGTGGGCAAGAATATTCTCGGGGCGCTGCAGCCGCGTTTCGACGCCGCGGAACTGGCTCTGCAAGAAAGTCTTGCGAAAACAACGATCGCCGATATCGCAGAAGATATCCGCCGAAGCGTTCGGGCGGAACGGGCGAAGGAGGCGGCAGGTAGCACCTGA
- a CDS encoding Predicted SnoaL-like aldol condensation-catalyzing enzyme — MSVRIQQAVALLRSISTGDAAPSALIHPERYIQHNLTAPDGLAGFFGLQKLVSSTPNSKIETIRGFEDGDFVFLHTQYAFFGQNLVGFDIFRFEGQNVVEHWDNLQPLRGPSPDGHSMIDGPFEATGLESTDANKALVRSFIDRVLIGRDMSDLGRFFDGDRYVQHNPGVADGVSGFLAAAKALAAEGKAPQYAKLHLLLGQGDFVLAVSEGSLAGVASAFFDLFRVENGKIAEHWDTVDVIPPREAWKNANGKF; from the coding sequence ATGTCCGTTCGTATCCAACAAGCCGTCGCCCTCCTCCGATCCATCTCGACCGGCGATGCGGCCCCGTCCGCACTCATTCACCCGGAGCGCTACATCCAGCACAATCTGACCGCACCGGACGGCCTCGCTGGGTTCTTCGGCCTGCAGAAACTTGTGTCCAGCACGCCGAACTCGAAGATCGAGACGATCCGTGGCTTTGAGGACGGCGACTTCGTCTTCCTGCACACGCAATATGCCTTCTTCGGGCAGAACCTCGTCGGCTTCGATATATTCCGCTTCGAGGGCCAGAATGTCGTCGAGCATTGGGACAATCTGCAGCCGCTGCGTGGCCCGAGCCCCGATGGCCACAGCATGATCGACGGACCGTTTGAGGCCACCGGTCTCGAGAGCACGGACGCGAACAAGGCGCTCGTGCGCAGCTTCATCGATCGCGTTCTGATCGGGCGTGACATGAGCGATCTGGGCCGCTTCTTTGACGGCGATCGCTATGTTCAGCACAATCCTGGCGTCGCGGATGGCGTTTCCGGCTTTCTCGCCGCCGCAAAGGCTTTGGCCGCGGAGGGCAAGGCCCCGCAATATGCCAAACTCCACCTCCTTCTCGGCCAGGGCGATTTCGTTCTCGCGGTCAGCGAAGGCAGCCTTGCCGGTGTTGCGTCCGCCTTCTTCGATCTCTTCCGAGTCGAGAACGGCAAGATCGCCGAACATTGGGACACGGTCGATGTGATCCCGCCGCGCGAGGCGTGGAAGAACGCCAACGGCAAATTCTGA
- a CDS encoding putative quinone oxidoreductase, YhdH/YhfP family, with protein sequence MTFKAILVSKADTGLKTDLVSLSDADLGDGDVTVAVEYSTINYKDGLAISGRGNIIQTFPLIPGIDLAGTVEASASADFKPGDRVVIHGWALGATHHGGFSQRARVPARWLTRLPSNVSTWQAAAIGTAGFTAMLSVLALEHNGVMPASGDVLVTGANGGAGSVAIAILSGLGYRVAASTGRLNEAEYLKSLGAAEIIDRRTLSDPSPQPIQPARWAGAIDSVGSHTLVNVLAQTQYGGAVASFGLAQGTDLPGTVLPFIGRSVTLAGVDSVNAPPAKRDRAYQRLAADLDFGKLEAMTKTVGLAEAPEIARSIFGGGIQGRVVVDVNV encoded by the coding sequence ATGACCTTCAAGGCAATCCTCGTGAGCAAGGCCGATACTGGCCTCAAGACCGATCTCGTGAGCCTTTCGGATGCCGATCTCGGCGACGGCGACGTCACCGTGGCGGTCGAATATTCGACCATCAACTACAAGGATGGCCTCGCCATCTCCGGGCGCGGCAACATCATTCAGACCTTCCCGCTCATCCCCGGTATCGACCTTGCCGGCACCGTGGAGGCTTCCGCCAGCGCCGATTTCAAGCCGGGCGACAGGGTCGTGATCCACGGCTGGGCTCTCGGTGCGACCCATCACGGCGGCTTTTCGCAGAGGGCGCGCGTTCCGGCCCGCTGGCTCACCCGCCTGCCCTCCAACGTCAGCACGTGGCAAGCAGCGGCCATCGGGACCGCCGGCTTCACGGCCATGCTCAGCGTGCTTGCGCTGGAGCACAATGGCGTGATGCCGGCTTCGGGCGACGTTCTCGTCACCGGCGCGAATGGCGGGGCGGGTTCCGTTGCCATCGCCATCCTCTCCGGCCTCGGCTATCGCGTGGCCGCCTCGACAGGGCGGCTGAATGAGGCGGAGTATCTGAAGTCGCTGGGTGCTGCCGAGATCATCGACCGCCGCACGCTTTCCGACCCCTCGCCGCAACCGATTCAGCCCGCCCGGTGGGCCGGCGCGATCGATTCCGTTGGCAGCCACACCCTGGTGAATGTCCTGGCGCAGACGCAATATGGCGGGGCTGTAGCCAGCTTCGGTCTGGCGCAGGGCACCGATCTTCCGGGCACCGTCCTGCCCTTCATCGGGCGCAGCGTGACGCTGGCCGGGGTCGATTCCGTTAATGCACCGCCGGCCAAGCGCGACCGCGCCTATCAGCGGCTGGCCGCGGATCTGGACTTCGGCAAGCTCGAGGCCATGACGAAGACGGTCGGCCTCGCCGAGGCACCCGAGATTGCCCGCTCCATCTTTGGCGGCGGCATTCAGGGCCGTGTCGTCGTCGATGTGAATGTGTGA
- a CDS encoding transcriptional regulator, AraC family with amidase-like domain, with translation MRHIGFIMENGFQVMGMAALTAFEFANQSLGSDAYKLTVMSEKGGIIRSSLGIGIETQPLTEFPDTLMVVGELVPKPSSPALRDYIRQAGEQSRRVAGVCTGAFLLADAGLLDGRNATTHWAHARTLQERYPDVLVDEDRIFIQDGSIWTSAGMSSAIDLTLALIEDDHNAELSRAIARKLVVYHRRPGGQSQFSALLELEPRSDRVRRALIHAKEHLRNPLTVEELAEAARLSPRQFSRLFREETGQSPAKAVERLRLEAAKAMLEEGKYPLDIVARDTGFADRDRMRRAFLRFFGQPPQSLRRSLKLIEGEDGDDEMAA, from the coding sequence ATGCGTCATATCGGCTTCATCATGGAGAATGGCTTCCAGGTCATGGGCATGGCCGCACTGACGGCCTTCGAGTTCGCCAATCAGTCGCTCGGCTCAGATGCTTACAAGCTCACCGTCATGTCCGAAAAAGGCGGCATCATCCGCTCCTCGCTCGGCATCGGCATCGAAACGCAGCCGCTGACGGAATTTCCCGATACGCTGATGGTGGTGGGCGAGCTGGTGCCGAAGCCGAGTTCGCCGGCGTTACGCGACTATATAAGACAGGCGGGTGAGCAGTCGCGGCGGGTCGCGGGCGTGTGCACCGGCGCATTTCTGCTCGCCGATGCCGGCCTTCTCGATGGACGCAACGCCACAACGCATTGGGCACATGCCCGCACGTTGCAGGAACGCTATCCGGACGTCCTCGTCGACGAGGACCGGATCTTCATCCAGGATGGCTCGATCTGGACCTCTGCCGGCATGAGTTCGGCGATCGACCTGACGCTGGCGCTGATTGAAGACGATCACAATGCCGAGCTTTCCCGCGCCATCGCCCGCAAGCTGGTCGTCTATCATCGGCGTCCGGGCGGGCAGTCGCAGTTTTCCGCGTTGCTGGAGCTGGAGCCGCGCTCGGACCGCGTCCGCCGCGCGCTCATCCATGCCAAGGAACACCTGCGCAATCCCCTTACGGTCGAGGAATTGGCGGAGGCCGCGAGACTCAGCCCGCGCCAGTTCAGCCGACTGTTCCGCGAGGAGACTGGCCAATCGCCCGCCAAGGCCGTGGAGCGGCTGCGGCTGGAAGCGGCCAAGGCCATGCTGGAAGAAGGCAAATACCCGCTCGACATCGTTGCGCGCGATACCGGCTTTGCCGACCGCGACCGCATGAGACGGGCATTTCTCCGCTTCTTCGGCCAGCCGCCGCAGAGCCTGCGCCGCAGCCTGAAGCTGATCGAGGGCGAGGACGGGGATGACGAAATGGCGGCGTAA
- a CDS encoding Pimeloyl-ACP methyl ester carboxylesterase, protein MSQHSPIQWLETANGRLAYRLDGPEGGIPLLLLQRFRGTMDDWDPAFIAAISADRRVIRFDSAGIGRSEGQVPETIAGMAAIAAGVVAQLGLKLVDVLGWSLGGVVAQQFTLDFPHLVRRLIVAGSSPGPVADGPQQHPRVPQVMTKSENDDEDFLFLFYPETDSAVAHGRASLARIRAQADLGPKTSALGFMGQVKAISTWPGVLHRVNELRLPVLVANGAHDVMLPAYRSYVLSQQAPDAKLILYPDAGHAFLFQVIDDFAREIDQFLS, encoded by the coding sequence ATGTCTCAGCACTCTCCCATCCAATGGCTCGAAACCGCCAATGGCCGTCTGGCCTATCGTCTCGATGGTCCTGAAGGCGGCATTCCACTTCTTCTGCTGCAGCGCTTCCGCGGCACGATGGACGACTGGGATCCGGCCTTCATCGCCGCCATCTCAGCCGACCGCCGCGTCATCCGCTTCGACAGCGCCGGCATCGGACGCTCCGAAGGCCAGGTGCCGGAGACGATTGCCGGCATGGCCGCCATTGCCGCCGGCGTCGTGGCACAGCTTGGCCTTAAGCTGGTCGATGTGCTCGGCTGGTCGCTCGGCGGGGTCGTCGCCCAGCAGTTCACGCTCGATTTCCCACATCTCGTTCGCCGGCTGATCGTCGCCGGTTCCAGCCCGGGCCCGGTGGCCGATGGTCCGCAGCAGCATCCGCGCGTGCCGCAGGTCATGACCAAGAGCGAGAATGACGACGAGGATTTCCTCTTCCTGTTCTATCCCGAGACGGACAGCGCCGTGGCCCATGGCCGTGCATCGCTTGCCCGGATCAGGGCACAAGCCGACCTGGGCCCGAAGACCTCGGCACTCGGTTTCATGGGTCAGGTCAAGGCGATCTCGACCTGGCCGGGTGTGCTGCACCGGGTCAACGAACTGCGGCTGCCCGTGCTGGTCGCCAACGGCGCCCATGACGTGATGCTGCCTGCCTACCGGTCCTATGTGCTGTCGCAGCAAGCGCCGGACGCGAAGCTGATCCTCTATCCGGATGCGGGACACGCCTTCCTCTTTCAGGTGATCGACGATTTCGCCCGCGAGATCGATCAGTTCCTCAGCTGA
- a CDS encoding Predicted arabinose efflux permease, MFS family, with product MLQNAASTPAPLAASAAAPSSSLSKVYFLALGTFAIGTEGFMIAPLLPTIAHDLHMSLSATAMLVVVFTLVMSLSSPITTVLTARLPRRNTLLVALTLFTAGNFVAAFSASFAMLMFARILMAVASGLYVPGANSLAGVIVPVEKRGRALAIVSGGMTIAIALGLPLGAVVAQAFNWRSTFLMVAVMGLVALVGIAAGIRRDAGSDIPVASLALRVGVIRQPAVLRLLAVTLFWSIGAYTAYPYIAPYLSAVLGFGTGGIGATVSMWGFAAAIGVTTGGNLNDRFGSNRVVFWSLVLLALSFVVLGLATRLAPGLALIPVLTAVAIWGFSVWSFFPAQMARLIAAGPSSQASVALALNTSTMYLGFSIGSAMGAGTIGAGAIWGIAAIAALSEAVAFWVDRNSMAGGNRSFSR from the coding sequence ATGTTGCAGAATGCCGCCTCCACCCCCGCCCCTCTTGCTGCGAGCGCCGCCGCACCATCAAGCTCGCTCTCCAAGGTCTACTTCCTCGCGCTCGGCACATTCGCCATCGGGACCGAAGGGTTCATGATCGCGCCGCTGCTACCGACGATTGCCCATGACCTCCACATGAGCCTCTCGGCCACCGCCATGCTGGTCGTGGTCTTCACGCTGGTCATGTCGCTCAGTTCGCCGATCACCACCGTGCTGACCGCGCGTCTGCCGCGCCGAAACACGTTGCTGGTGGCGCTGACGCTGTTCACGGCCGGCAATTTCGTGGCCGCGTTCTCCGCCTCCTTCGCGATGCTGATGTTCGCCCGCATCCTGATGGCCGTGGCCTCGGGCCTTTACGTCCCGGGCGCAAACTCGCTCGCCGGCGTCATCGTGCCGGTCGAGAAGCGCGGCCGGGCACTTGCCATCGTCAGCGGCGGCATGACAATTGCGATCGCGCTCGGCTTGCCGCTTGGCGCGGTGGTCGCGCAGGCTTTCAATTGGCGTTCGACCTTCCTCATGGTCGCGGTCATGGGTCTCGTAGCACTCGTCGGCATTGCCGCAGGCATCCGCAGGGATGCGGGCTCCGATATTCCGGTGGCGAGCCTCGCCCTGCGCGTCGGCGTCATCCGGCAGCCGGCAGTGCTGCGCCTCCTCGCCGTCACGCTGTTCTGGTCAATCGGAGCTTACACCGCCTATCCCTATATCGCGCCTTATCTCAGCGCAGTTCTGGGCTTCGGAACAGGCGGCATCGGCGCCACCGTGTCCATGTGGGGCTTTGCGGCCGCCATCGGCGTCACGACCGGCGGCAACCTGAATGACCGCTTCGGATCGAACCGCGTCGTTTTCTGGTCACTGGTTTTGCTGGCCTTGTCCTTCGTGGTGCTCGGTCTCGCAACACGGCTTGCCCCCGGCCTTGCCCTCATCCCGGTCCTCACGGCAGTCGCTATCTGGGGCTTCAGCGTCTGGTCGTTCTTCCCGGCCCAGATGGCACGCCTGATCGCCGCCGGCCCATCCTCGCAGGCTTCCGTTGCGCTCGCGCTCAATACATCCACGATGTATCTCGGCTTCTCCATCGGCTCGGCCATGGGTGCAGGCACGATCGGCGCCGGCGCGATCTGGGGGATCGCTGCGATTGCCGCCTTGTCTGAGGCGGTAGCTTTCTGGGTAGATCGAAATTCGATGGCTGGCGGCAATCGGAGTTTCAGTCGCTGA
- a CDS encoding DNA-binding transcriptional regulator LsrR, DeoR family produces the protein MHRDQHPSNKIIAEVAWMYYVRNLNQGEISDALSLSRPTVISYLKLAKERNIVCIQVSPEHYRMNATADALKEKFGLESVHIVPAEGREGETLTRAVCEVAAYHLPDFVQEGDVLGVSWGQTVYFVSEFVPNWPIRDVTVRQLLGSLANSLLSTSESCTTEIARRLDAHCITFNAPAVVSSAALATALRAEPIIRDQLEGIRSCNKSVFSLSPCTPDTHVVQFKIATAEEVEDYRRRGAVGIIAGRFIDAEGQSVLGELDERLIGVDHDLLRSMKGLLVVSGTFKRDAARAALRGGFANQLVADLELATLLLED, from the coding sequence ATGCACAGAGACCAGCATCCATCCAACAAGATCATCGCCGAAGTGGCATGGATGTATTATGTCCGCAATCTCAATCAGGGAGAGATTTCCGATGCGCTCTCCCTATCGCGCCCGACGGTCATCAGCTATCTGAAGCTCGCCAAGGAGCGCAACATCGTCTGCATACAGGTCTCCCCGGAGCACTACCGGATGAATGCCACGGCGGATGCCCTGAAGGAAAAATTCGGCCTGGAAAGCGTGCACATCGTTCCCGCCGAAGGGCGCGAGGGCGAGACGCTGACGCGCGCCGTCTGTGAGGTCGCCGCCTATCATCTGCCTGATTTTGTTCAGGAAGGTGATGTTCTGGGCGTTTCCTGGGGGCAAACGGTCTATTTCGTGTCCGAGTTCGTGCCCAACTGGCCGATCAGGGACGTGACTGTCCGCCAACTGCTCGGTTCGCTCGCGAATTCGCTACTGAGCACGTCAGAAAGCTGCACGACGGAAATCGCCCGCCGGCTGGATGCACATTGCATCACATTCAACGCGCCTGCCGTTGTTTCGAGTGCTGCGCTAGCCACCGCGCTCAGGGCCGAGCCGATCATCCGCGACCAGCTCGAAGGGATCCGGAGCTGCAACAAATCGGTATTCTCGCTCAGTCCCTGCACGCCCGACACGCATGTCGTCCAGTTCAAGATTGCGACAGCCGAAGAGGTCGAGGACTACCGCCGACGCGGCGCAGTCGGCATTATCGCGGGGCGCTTCATCGATGCCGAGGGGCAGTCCGTGCTCGGTGAACTCGACGAACGCCTGATCGGCGTCGATCATGACCTCCTACGATCGATGAAGGGCCTGCTTGTCGTGAGCGGGACCTTCAAGCGAGATGCTGCAAGAGCAGCGCTTCGCGGTGGCTTCGCCAACCAGCTTGTTGCAGACCTCGAACTGGCCACGCTGCTTCTTGAGGACTAG